In Nostocoides sp. HKS02, the DNA window ATCGGGGCATGTCGCTCGTGGACGCCATCGCCGCAGCTCGGTTGTCCTCGCGCAACGGCGTCGAGCAGGCCGAGCCCGCGCTGTTGTCCTCGCCCGACGCGGCCGCCCTCACGGCCAAGGGCCACGTCCTGATGTCAACGCCCGAGATCGGCGCGGCCACGGCGATCAGGGTGGTCGGCCCGAACGACTTCGAGGCGGCGGCCGAGACCGTGCGTCGCGGCGGCGGGTCCGCGATGGTGGTCAACCCCCGCTAGTCACCCGCCCCGACGCACCTCGAGGACCCGGAAGCCCTTGTCCGTGGCATACCGCGACACGGCATACCGTTCGGGGTCCAGCTGCTCGGTGAGCCACGCCTGCAGCGAGTCCGAGCCGAGGTTCTTCTGCACGACGAGGTAGGCCGCGCCCCCCGGTGCGAGCCGGGGCAGCCAGGTGAGCAGGAGCTCGTGCAGCGCCGCCTTGCCCACGCGGATCGGGGGTTCGACCAGATCGCGTCGAACGCGACGTCCTCCGGTATGCCGTCGGGCCGGCTGGCGACCACGCCGGTGAGTCCCAGCGCGGCCGCGTTCGTGCGCACGAGGTCCAGCGACCGCTCGTTGACGTCCACGGCATACACGGTGGCCCCGGGGGAGCGCAGCGCCAGCGTGAGCGCGATCGGACCCCAGCCGCAGCCGAGGTCGAGGAGGGCCCCGGTGGGTGGCGGAGCGGGCGCCTCGCGCAGGAGGACGGCGGTGCCCTTGTCGAGGCCGTGCGGGCTGAACACCCCGCTGGCGGTGCGCACGCTGACGGTCTGGCCGGCGAGCCGGATGGTGAGGCTGCGCTGCTGGGCAGCACTCGCGGGCTCGGCGGTGAAGTAGTGCTCGTGCGTGCTCATCGGGGGTAACGGTAGACGGCTCGGCATAAACCCGTCGCCACCCCGGTTGAAAGGATGAGATTCTTGAGGGGATATGACACTGAAGCGATCAGACATCTTTGACCTGAAGGCGACCGCGCTGGCAACCGAGGACGAGTTCCTCGACAGCGACGGGGGCGGTTACGACGGCGACCAGTACGACCGCGAGGACCGCGCTGCCCTGCGCCGGGTCGCCGGGTTGTCCACCGAGCTCGAGGACGTCACCGAGGTCGAGTACCGCCAGCTGCGGCTCGAGCGGGTGGTCCTCGCGGCCGTCTGGACCGAGGGCACCGCCGAGGACGCCGACAACTCGATGCGCGAGCTCGCCGCACTGGCCGAGACGGCCGGGTCCACGGTGCTCGCCGGCCTGGTCCAGCGCCGCGCCAAACCCGACACCGGCACCTACCTCGGCTCGGGCAAGGCCATCGAGCTGCGCGACATCGTCATCGCCGAAGGCGCCGACACGGTCATCTGCGACACCGAGCTGACCCCCAGCCAGCGGCGTGCGCTCGAGGACGTCGTCAAGGTCAAGGTGATCGACCGCACCGCCCTGATCCTCGACATCTTCGCCCAGCACGCGAAGTCCAAGGAGGGCAAGGCCCAGGTCGAGCTGGCCCAGCTCCAGTACCTCCTGCCGCGACTTCGCGGCTGGGGCGAGTCGATGTCCCGCCAGGCCGGTGGCCAGGCAGCCGGGGGTCAGGGCATGGGTTCGCGCGGCCCCGGTGAGACGAAGATCGAGCTCGACCGCCGCCGGATCAACACCCGCATGGCCAAGCTGCGCCGTGAGATCAAGGACATGAAGACCAGCCGCGACACCCGCCGACTGAGCCGCAAGGCCCACGAGGTGCCGAGCGTCGCGATCGC includes these proteins:
- the hflX gene encoding GTPase HflX produces the protein MTLKRSDIFDLKATALATEDEFLDSDGGGYDGDQYDREDRAALRRVAGLSTELEDVTEVEYRQLRLERVVLAAVWTEGTAEDADNSMRELAALAETAGSTVLAGLVQRRAKPDTGTYLGSGKAIELRDIVIAEGADTVICDTELTPSQRRALEDVVKVKVIDRTALILDIFAQHAKSKEGKAQVELAQLQYLLPRLRGWGESMSRQAGGQAAGGQGMGSRGPGETKIELDRRRINTRMAKLRREIKDMKTSRDTRRLSRKAHEVPSVAIAGYTNAGKSSLLNRLTGAGVLVENQLFATLDPTVRRAETEDGRLYTLADTVGFVRQLPTQLVEAFRSTLEEVADADLLLHVVDGSHPDPEGQISAVRAVLADVEAANVREVIVVNKADAADPEVLDRIRRHEKHSIVVSARTGAGLDELRALIAEELPRPTIDVEVLVPYDRGDLVSRLHEEAEVLSSEHTGTGTLLKARVHPELASELAAYAA